The following DNA comes from Erigeron canadensis isolate Cc75 chromosome 3, C_canadensis_v1, whole genome shotgun sequence.
GGTTATTTGGttcgggttattcgggtttcgaagaattataaattaaatcgtaacccaaaccaaataagatttgggttattcgggtttaggttgttcgggttcgggttttttGGATCAGGTTTTGGGTAACCCAAATAACATGTGATTGACTTTACGTGCATTAGTTACACAACATTGCAACAATCTAATTTCAATTTCGAAAACTTGAATTACAGGGATACTTATATTGATTAAGTTTGTGCGTTTTTGGAATTCTTGCATGAAAAGATGATTGTATTATTAGAGTAAAAGtcatagacaaaacaaaaaaaaattataaactatataaaaatataaaaactattgatattaaataaacaaaatttgacAATATATGActctttttatattcatattgttatcatcttttattagtgtatttttaaacatttattattatttaactttgcACAATcctgattttgtttataaatcaaaatttaatatttaaataatatatactttaaataaatttaatgtgttgtattagtgtgtgtatatataaacgCATCTTATTTGAGTTATTCGGGTTAAcccaaattataaaattttcaccCGCAACCCAAACCGATTAAGTTTTGGGTTATTCAGGTTGACCCAAACGATGACCCACAAACcaaataacccaacccatttcaTCCAAACCCATTTGGGTTGGGTCGGGTTGCttgggtttggttattttcaacacccCTAATCATAACCCTAAGAGGCTAACACGAATACAACTATAAGAGACTACAGGCGGTGACAACTGCATTCTTCAATCTGATATACAAAATTAGTTAAATATTAGATCATATGAAATACAATGTCTTGAGAGGCTGACACATATGTTCAATTCGAACCATTTTTTCCTCTTTTGATGACTTTACAAATGAAGTTACTTTATTTTTTCCCTCTTTAGATGACATCCTTTCACACTTGCCCATTTACTTAATGTCCGTATCATAGTGTTTGCATTAAGTCAATTGTAATGTCTGCTAACCATCAAATAATGTTTTGTATAggtattaaattattaatattaataatttaatatacattatatatatcattagcAGATTAGGTAGTTTGTGTTCGTGATTATAAGTAGTTGTTGCTATCCAATTTTGTCCTTCAAAATGCAATTCTCATGTAACTTTTACTCGGTTTCGATCCAACAAGTAAAACCTGAAAACCGACTCTAAACTGAACATGGACCAAACCGAAGACAACGGTCCGGTCCTCGGTTCTACTTTTTTGCAAAAACGGTCCTCGGTTCGGTCCTAAATATGTCCGGTTCGGTCCGGTTCCCGGATCATGAACACCTCTAACAAGATTACTAGTCACCGGAAGCCACAACGCAAAATCAAAATGGAGGATAATAGAAAGAAGACGTTACATGGTAGTCCTACTAATATTGAAATCCAACCGAATGCCGAGCGTAAATCCATTAAGTTCTACCGAACCTTTAGTCCTAAACTGCTTAGGAATCTTCCTTAATCATGTGTACTGTTTGCATGACCAGTTCTTTGTATCCATCAAAACTCGAATTATTTCTGATATCCTGAGCGTCACATGTAACACCACCAGTGGCGAACTAAAGAGGGCGGGGTAAGAGGGCTCATGTCCCtctcaaaattaaaattttgtcatgtattattaaattttttatagctttttaaaattttcttataaattcttaacattttaccttttttagatttatttttcatgagttttttaattttgcccctttGAGAGTTTTTTTCTCCGGTACCGTCCCTAGACACCACCATGATAATAtgcttttatattttaatggaAGTGATAAAACTACAATATgttttagccatctacaacaatgtCTGTTTTATACAGTCTTATACTGTGTAGTAAAACATGTACACTTGTTAATAaatgttgtagatttatcacttcTTATATTTTAGAACCTTGAAGATTTGCGACCAATTTTTAAAGGGTCTTTAACTTTAGAAATAGACCCACGGTAGGGAATGTGAACCCAAGCCCATATCTTCCACCATACACACCATGCCCATAAACACAATATATATGATCCGAAGTTTTCAATTTCTAGCCCGCAACTGCTTCACTCGGGTCGGTTAAAAGCAGACTACCACGTATCAACCTGGATTTAGTAGGAAAATTTTCAAGCCAAGCCTTCTAAAAGAACACCATCCAAAACTCCTCTTAGTTTTTGGTTTATGAACAAACACCACGAAGCTAGaggttttggattttttttatatgaaaaagctATTAAACTTATACCATCTAACATAATAGTCAAAATTTTATTACAATCTACTCAAAActaataacatatatttatattaataaaaaatgagttttagagtttacaaacaacaaaaacattaaaatatcacatcatcatatcatataaggggaagggaatatgaggctgttagacacctaagttgggtgaaaaacctctcacatacctttttttaaactataaaaatcatgggggacaaacatttattcaaaatattaaaatattagtatgtgaggggtttttcacccaagttgggtgcataacagccttatactcacttttctcatcatataaatagttatattagAAAAAACTAGAAAAGACCGGCCGGTTCAACCCAGGAACAGTTCGGGTAAAAAAATCAGTCATAAAAAACCGGCCACCACAAGAAAACCTGGTCAAAGCGGTCCGACTGGCTGGTTCCAACCTGTTTTTAAACATTGCTTCCAAGACCTCAACCCAAAGTTGTTCAGGAAGTTTCTTAAAACCCGAACCCAATGGATTGTTGATTTCAAGAACTAAACTTTTCGATCAATTTTCGGTTTTAGCAAAAATTGAATCATGCTCGCTCTAACTTGTATCTATATAACGATGAcgaatgataaaataaaatcattaggACACTACTACTAGGTACATCTTTCTTATGTGGTCTGTGTCATATGCATGACTATCAAAGTACATGCatgaatatttgtattttaacaATATTCTGCTATGTTTTTGCTTGTTTCAAATAGATAAGGATCAATTCATATTTAATATAGACGAGAGTTAGTGTccgcgcgttgtggcggtgagatggtggaggtgatagatcaagtcatagagtgtgatagccaaatgtcttagccgtacgggctccaccatcgaatttaaaaattcatcgaaattatatcgaatgacatctttaatgaaagaacatgaaattttaagaacgcctatacaacttttatataaaaggttttgaatgaattagaggaataaaatgatttatggaggagaaagaaaaaattagtggttgagatttgaggagagagaaaaaaatgggTGGTTgatatttaagggtattataggtatattaggtagagatgtttaagttaatgaataaagaaagaagggtaatttaggtagttcaaatcatcttttcttaaaaaaaaaaaacaaaatgatttataagatagtatttgAAGTATTATATAAGATCCGTCCAGTTATCTATGTATACCATATATCTGATCAATTAATTCTTACATTGAATTTACCAACAGCGAGCAACAGTCATAAATATCTGAAGCAAAATCTGATTCAGCTTTAGATATTAACAACTTGTTGGTAATGCAGATACATTTTGGTGGACGTTTTTAGCAACCGACTATCTGTAACAGGCAGTATAATGATCCAGATGATGATCGAGCATCATATAGAACCAGAaagatatattaattattagaccatatatttattttttattttttattccaaATTGTTTTTCTGCGCAATCAATCATGATTTCTGAACCAGGATATGATACTTTTACATTCATTATAATGCTTATGTTGAGAAATCTCAGTTGATAATGAATCAGGAGTAGTAGCAGTTCTAGTGACTTTCACTCTGAAGcggattttgttttgaaagatgCATTTGCTCCCCACATGCTTATGAACAAGAACAAACGCCCGGTAAAGGAAAATAATGAAGCTGAAGCTTGTGGCTCTCGTGAAACACTTGCTTTCGAGTACATGGAGAAAAAGCCACCACATACTCGGGAGACTTTAGGTCTCAAGGTTAGTAGTTAATTACAAATTGGATGATAAAATCTTTTGATTGACAGACTGTTCAGTGTTCACTTGTGTATGCTGAATCTTAtgtcattttcttaaaataggCTTCGGCTCTCTCTGATCTATTTCCAGAGCTGAACAACTATAAGAGCTGCGATCTAACGAATTCAAGCTGGATATGTGTTGCTTGGTATGTCTCTTACTTAGAGGTGGCAATATGGGCAAATGGGTTCTGGTAAAAAGTAGTCATCTTAatttaaatgggtcaaaacaagttaTGTTGACCAGGGTGTTAAACATAACCTTGATCGACCCATTCATAAGCAAATGGGTCAAAGTTGTCACCTCTACACTTACAACTTAAGCAAGGGCCATCTGTTAATGTTGATCACATGATCAATTCACTTGTTCGCAGGTATCCAATTTATCGAATTCCTGTGGGCCCAACACTAAGGGATCTGGAAGCCTCTTTTTTGACCTTACATCCCTTGTCAACACAGCCCGGAAGTACTTGCTTCTTTCCCTCACCTCCTTTACTTTTTCCATAGACGCGCCAAATGGTTTCTACTTTCTCGTGAGCCATataataattttgtatatatgctCATACAGACGTTGGTGAGGCTGAATCCTCAAGTATGGGAGCTCGAGGGGAAGGTATCCGTCTACCAGTAATTGGGCTGGCAACTTACAAGCTAAGAAGTTCAATCATAGCCCCTAATGATCCAGAAGAACGTCAGCAAGAGCATGCTCTTTTGGAGGCGGCTAGCAAGTGGCTCCACAAGTTGCAGGCCCTTCTCCCTGATTATCAGTTCTTCCTTGAGCGTAACAATTGATGAAGGGAAGTACATCAGCGTGATTTCAAGTCTGTTAAATAATATGTATTTGGATGGTGTTTCTTTTAAACTGATGTTTATGATGCAGATTTTGGATGGTTCGTACTCAGTAGAATAAGATACAAAACATGACTGTTTTACTGCCTTTATGACCTTGGTAGTTAGTATTATGAAGTTCTTAGTGTTGGTCATTCTATCTACATCTTTCTTGTTAAGAAGTTTATCCTTTGGTTTAGGTTGATTTGTATCAGAAGCATCATTACTACATATAGACATAAAAATTTGAACAGATGtgattttgttcatcctaaCTGCTCTGGCAAAATATAACCTAACTAGTTACATTGTATGAAAAATAACAGGAAATTTAGTCTCTACATCAAACCTTACTCTAGTTCCTTAAAGCTTTGCTGTATTTTGAGCAGAGTTTGGTGAAGGTCTTGCCCGCGTGTTGTTTGTCTTGTTACAAATTGTCGGCAAAAATGGTGGATAATAATATCGTCTGAATGAAGTCAGATTTTGGAGTGATCTCTTCATGGTCATTACGTGAAAAGGAATCAGATGAGATGATGATACCACTATCAACCagggaaaaagaaaattaagaaagatCTAACACAAAGATGGTTGCAAGGGATCCAAAAATCAAGACTGAAGCGACAAAATGGGTTGAGTGGGTAATAAgtcaatataattaaaaaaaaaatcctccTTAGAAAAGATAAAGAAGAGAAGAACTagaaaaaacttgtaccttcttTCTAATGTAACATCCTCTTGAAGTGTCTTTGGTGAAGAAGTTGGTTCAGCAGAAGAATCAACTGTGGGCTCATGACTTTGAGGTGGGTTATAGATAAATGATAATATCAATGGACCTGTTGCTGCACTGGTAGACGACAATGCTGAAGAAGTCGACTCTTTGTGAGATAGTGAATGTTCTTGCAGTGTCTTCCTCAATTGCGATATAATAGAGTAAGATTCATCATCATACAGCTCCTTCTTACAAAGACCTTGAACTTTTTAGTCAAGGAATTTAAGCATTGAAACCGATAGTCCATATTACAAATAGTCGGATACTATACACAAAgtccattttccttttttttttcttcctaataAAACATACTGTGAACCAATTTACCTAAGGTGGCATTTGGAATTGGTTAATAGAACAACATAAATGCTATTTGCCTTTGAAAATTACATGTTTCAAGAAAAGCTACATCACCctgcttataaaaaaaaaatgcttaaatcACTCgcaaataataatatcaaatgtATCAAGTAAATCTTAAAATACCTACAGAACTCCTTATTTGTTGTATACTTGTACAGTATCAAAACATAATGCGCAGATAAATAGTTTTAACAAGCTATGTCGAACACCCCGTAAAGATTAGTCTTTCATGGAAATTATATAGTACGAGTAACGTATAAGACAGTATGGCCTATTTAACCTGCAAGGCCTACGACATAACATGCAGACAAAGGACTATGGTACTTGGGCCTACGTCTTATCTTCGTGGTTTACGACCTTTACATGAGCAGGATCTATTCGATCTATAGGCTATTACATATACTTGTATTGATCTGGATTCCAATAAAATCTGGGGTTTTCTTATAACACGTTATCTTAGCTAATGAAGTTCATCATATAGAgaaatgtgatatatataccaaaatatgGCAACACTCTACTAAACTAGTAAAAGcactaaataaaatatactaATGTCATAATTTCCttgtcaaattaaaaaaaaaaaaaagatatcatAATTTCACCAGTTCACTTCACAATTAACCAACCTCATAAATCAAGACAACAATATTTACTGATAGTCATATTAGTTGTatcaaatgaatataaaaaaaaaggatattttAAGCACGCGTTCATTTTGAGTGATCTTATCCTTCCCAAGATTAGTAATGCAAAGAGGACACACCTGCAAGATCGACTTATCAATATTAAAAGAGATACTCGTAtaacctttttaattattaaaccTTGAAACTCATAAAATAAGTACAGTAATTAGTTTACTATGGTCAAATATGAATGCATACATTATACATCAAAGATAATTGCCTCCtaaaataatgattaataattaCCATATATTGTTATTCAGCCATCCGGGTATAATAATTCTTTATAAGaataaataactatatataagcTATGGTTGATACTTGataggggaaagataaaatgagtccagcttattttgaattcaaaaaagtccattgattttcttccatctcctccaattccaaccacctcctaccaccaccaccgtcatctccgaccaccaccatgatcatccggcgacagcgaccatctccggcgagacttacacatgtgtaagtacaacttacacatgtgtaagtacaacttatgtacacaacaatgaaggttaaaggcggagtccgtcaatccatggcactATGGCagtggccaagggcggagctCGTCAGTCCAttgcggagcccgttaggtagatcacccatcaccggtcacccctatgacttatcaccttcaatgacctatcacccccaccagctttggtttatgaatatccttaagggcgaagcccgctccgaatcataatttttgataaccaccaccagccaccatcattgCCGGAAATTTAACTTagacatgtgtaagttgtacttagttacttacacatgtgtaagtctcgccggagatggtcgccgtcaccGGAGGATCATGACGGTGGccggagatgatgatggtggtggtggtggtcggagttcacttacacatgtgtaagttacattgACTTTTTTTGACTCAAATTAGCTAGTCTCAATTTATCCCACCCatggttgatatatatatatatatatattcttgtagACATGCATAAATATTACAGTAGTGTACCTGATTGTTAAACAGAACgtttaagggggtgtttgggtgTGCATATTCTAAAGCTTAAGCCAAAAAGAAAAAGCTTTGCTTATTTATTGAATTACTCGTAGCGAGATAGTAAGAATAAGCAACTAATGAAGATATCTATAAATAGATGGCATGGTTTagcaatttatatatttatgcgTGTCGGCTAAAGACTTAAAAAGGgcgaaaataaatatatgtaaaaaaaaaaaaaaataccccgGATTGAATTTGCTGTTGGTGTTGATGCTCAAGATGAAAACATAATCCAGAAGCATCAAATCCATCATCACTACAATATGGACACCCGATTTCTTGATTATTTTCTTCCATACTTgaacattcttcttcttcttccctaTCAATAtaacattcttcttcttctacttgTTCTTCTTCGTTATGATCAGTATAATATTCGTCGTCATCATCGTTGATAATTAAACTCCACATAATGATAATTTAGGGATGAGCGATCTATAGTACGattgttataaaatttatcCGATTTCAGAGGAGTGAATTGTTCAGTACGATTGTTATATATAAGGAGAGAGAATTAAGTAAAACGTGCCAAACACGGGTGACGTTAACCCTGATGGGCCCTCacgtaatgtttttttttagtcGTATGTTTTTAATTCCCTTCAGGCCCCAATGGCCCAATTCACAACCATAAACAACAACTTCTGTGCTGACTGCTGAGTTATGAACTCTATATATATGTCAGCTTCAGTCCCTGTTGTTTGGATTGATAGAGTTTGTTTCACAACTCTGGTTGT
Coding sequences within:
- the LOC122590641 gene encoding uncharacterized protein LOC122590641, coding for MEKKPPHTRETLGLKASALSDLFPELNNYKSCDLTNSSWICVAWYPIYRIPVGPTLRDLEASFLTLHPLSTQPGNVGEAESSSMGARGEGIRLPVIGLATYKLRSSIIAPNDPEERQQEHALLEAASKWLHKLQALLPDYQFFLERNN
- the LOC122594260 gene encoding protein DEHYDRATION-INDUCED 19 homolog 6-like — its product is MWSLIINDDDDEYYTDHNEEEQVEEEECYIDREEEEECSSMEENNQEIGCPYCSDDGFDASGLCFHLEHQHQQQIQSGVCPLCITNLGKDKITQNERVLKGLCKKELYDDESYSIISQLRKTLQEHSLSHKESTSSALSSTSAATGPLILSFIYNPPQSHEPTVDSSAEPTSSPKTLQEDVTLERSGIIISSDSFSRNDHEEITPKSDFIQTILLSTIFADNL